AGTACAATTATCTATGCACAAACGGGAAGTTACGAGGAAACCGCGCGTCGCCTGCAGCTTGATCGCCGTACGGTAAAAAGTAAAATTGACCGCGACCTTCTCAGGCAAATTCTTGCCCAACGTCGTGTCTCCTAACAAAATCTGCCTGGCTGGAGACGGCTAGGCGAGTACGGTAAAGCAGGGACTCTGGACGCCGATAGCAGTAGCGAACTCCGCTGCACCGAAAGGTTCGCTGCATGCTCTTGTATAAGTCAGTCCGGCGCTTCCGCTGCCCTGCGGATGCCCGCGACCTTTTTGGCCTTTTTCTAACGAATGTGCTGTTTAATATCCTCACACTCGGGGTCTACCGTTTCTGGGGAAAAACACGTATTCGTCAGTACCTGTGGAGTCAGGCCAGTTTCGATGACGAGCACTTCGAATATACGGGGCAAGGGAAAGAACTTTTTCTTGGCTTTCTACGCGCCCTCGCGGTGACCGGGGGCGTGATTACGTTTACGCAGCTGGCTTCCCGTGCCGTGACGTCGTTCAATCCACAATTTGAGACGCTGGTACGCATCATTTTCACCTACATTATGTACATCCTGATTGGGGTTGGGATGTACAGTGCCCGGCAATATCTCCTGAGTCGCACCCGATGGCGTGGGATTCGCTTTGCCCAGTCTGGCTCAGCGATCACCTATGCCAAAACCTGGGTTAGCACTCAAGGCATCGCTGTGTTAACGCTGGGGCTCTATACACCGTTCATGCGACACCACATGCTCAACTACACACTTAATAACACCTGGTTTGGTAGTGAGCGACTTACGTACGATGGCCGAGGCAAGGAACTGTTCGCTGCTTTCCTGAAGTCGTATCTGTTGTTGATTCCGACATTAGGCCTGAGCTGGTTTTGGTACCGTGCGGCGGAGTATCGGTATGTTGCCGAGCACACGCAACTGCAAGGCGTAACCTTTCGCTCGACAATCTCTGGCAGTGAGTTGCTACGCCTTACAATAGGTAACTGGCTGTTACTGATTGCGACATTAGGATTCGCTTACCCGTTCGTCGTCGTCCGCACTGCGCACGTACTTTCGACCCATTTGCGTATCGATGGCGAATTTGAGTATCTGCGCATCTTGCAGAGCGACCACGAAGTTCCGGCTACCGGGGAAGGACTGGTCGGCGTTTTTGGTATGGGGAGTGTCTAACGACTCATACTATTTCACGCGTTTTTCACCGACGGGCGGACGGCTGAGCGCCGTACATTACAGGTTGCTCTTGGGCCACGCGAGCTACGCCTCTTTTATGAGAACGCCCAGCTTGTCGATGAATGGTCGTACGCTGGTTTACAGACGCTCAGTACGCTGTATCGCGGCCACTGTGTGCGTCTCCGTCACAGTGAAAGAAGTGACGCGAGCGTGACGATCAATGACCAGCGCTTTCTGATGCTGCTCCACCGCGCAATGCCGAACGCGTGTGAAGAGAGGAGACCTCCGCGGAGCAGTACGACTCGATTGGTCAGTTGGGGGATCGCAGTCGCAGCTACTGTCTGTGCCCTCTTCTGGGGTATTCCGCGCTTGGCTGACCCTTTAGCCCGTCTGACTCCCGTTCAATGGGAAGCCGCCTTTGGGCAACACGTTAATGAAGCGTTTGTACAAAAGACGCCCATGTGTCGCGGAGAAGCTG
This genomic window from Deltaproteobacteria bacterium contains:
- a CDS encoding DUF898 domain-containing protein; this translates as MLLYKSVRRFRCPADARDLFGLFLTNVLFNILTLGVYRFWGKTRIRQYLWSQASFDDEHFEYTGQGKELFLGFLRALAVTGGVITFTQLASRAVTSFNPQFETLVRIIFTYIMYILIGVGMYSARQYLLSRTRWRGIRFAQSGSAITYAKTWVSTQGIAVLTLGLYTPFMRHHMLNYTLNNTWFGSERLTYDGRGKELFAAFLKSYLLLIPTLGLSWFWYRAAEYRYVAEHTQLQGVTFRSTISGSELLRLTIGNWLLLIATLGFAYPFVVVRTAHVLSTHLRIDGEFEYLRILQSDHEVPATGEGLVGVFGMGSV